aagtattttcTAATTGCAACTAAAGCTTGTTTTTATTAGCTCAAACTCatttatgaatgtttttatacaaTTAATTTACTTAAAATGGCAATTTACAATTTAagcaattttattttcttagatTGAGAATTTGAGTtaaaaaattagaaataaataaattctcaCTTAAGCTTTACAGAacttacatttagcagacactctTGTCCacagcgacttacaagtgagatacaacATTTACAGGAAAAGGggggtaagtgtaaggaggtcttgcctaaggacccctactgaaggtaggccacagccaggattggAACCCTGGTCTCCCACACACAGGGCGGCGGTTTACccctacactatccagccgcctTACTGATTGAACATTAATCAATGTCAAAGTTTCATTGACAAAATGCCCAAAGTGTctattcagtgtttcatttgtgtcACAGCAGATTCAGTAGCTACAGCTGTGTTAGTCGTCTACCTGTTCTTTATTACTTGCTCTCATTTCGGAAATGCAAAGTGTCAAATTCTTGTTTCCCATCACATATTTCTAAATGAACTGTCATCGTTATATAAACATGTGTAATAAAAGGTCAAACTAACGCCTCTCACACCTACTCACATTGGACTTCTATGTTCATGTCCCATCGTAGCAACAGTTAACTCAAATCTCGGGCTCCTATTTGTCCCTGTGGACCATTATTGGCTACCAGCCCAGAGCCTCAGATGCACAGGCAACCCGCACTGACCTGATAACATTTATTGTTGTAATGGATTTTTTTATGCCTGTCATTAACTCGCTCAGAGATTGGAGAAAGAAATTGCTTGTACCTTTTTCTGTGGTATTTCAACTTTATAGCATTATGTTCAGATATGTCACCTTCCATCATCTCTTTTTAAGGCCTCTCCTGTcactggttttgttttaaatgtacaggTCTTTTGTCCAGGACCCTTGTAGTATCCAGGACTtgtaatgaatatttaatggtGTTGAGTAAAAGCTTTGAAAGATATAATTTCTGTCCAATTATTGGCGCTGTCTCTGGCAGACCGTTAGGGGTGATTTAGCAGACTACTTGGTTAATGTAGACAGTTTATGTGAAGCAGCttcaaatgaaatcatttaACAATGTGGCAATAACACTGGTGTTCACGTCAGGTCACTGAGAAATTTCATTTATATTCCCAAAAATGAAGTTTGTACAAAATAACACAgtagaaaaactgttttaaaaagttcACATGAGTGGATAAGTCCACAGTCCCATCGGATAAGTGTTTGATCGCAATCTGAAGACAAGGTAGTGAAGTGCACAACTTAACAGGAAATAGCAGTAAATGTAGCTCCACCACCATCTGTGGACAGATTCATTATGTCATTTTGCAAAATCAGTTGGTCCAAACTAGAAAAccctttccttttatttgatGTCACAATTTGTCTCTTGGTATTTTTGTAGTACTGTTTCAATACAATGCCTGAATCAGCATGTGTGCTATTTGTATTTTGGTGCATGAGTGAAAGGTCTCGTGCACATTACGAGCACAAGGCCTAGTAACATGGCCTTTACTGAAGAGAAATCAGTTCAAAAACTCCCCCTTTGGCACTTAGTTGTTCTTCTTCTGGTTCCTTCTGCTTGGTGACCCGCTGAACTGAACAATgttgaaatatataaatgttcCCAGGAAGTGCAGGAAAGAAGTAGTAGACACCAACACAGGAAACAAGTCGGGCAGATGTGGTGGTGGGACCAGAACTACACTCACGATGCTCAGACCGGCCATGGCTGCGGTGCTAATGTAGAACTGCAACAGACACAGAGTAGTTATCAGTTAAATGAGAACAGGGAGGTAAGATCAAGTGTGttaagtttaaaatgaaatactAAAAGACTCAACCAACTCATCGTCAGGTGCTACTCTAGAGCGGCATaaagaaagagctgaaacatcaAAACCAAGTTGacaaaattacaataaatgataCCCACTTGATTTAAGAAGCTCAGACTGAGCCTCAATTTGGTAATGTTATTGTTAGTGATGTTTAAAAGATGTGGCTGTTCACCATACAGGGATACATTAGATGCTCTAGAGAGAAACTTTAACATATCTTATCCTCTGTACATAGctgaaaatattgttttaatgcaGACAACTCTTTGCCAAACTGCTTTTTTGTGATGATTGGATTGATATTCCACACCAGAAACAGTTCCTcgcaaaacaatgaaaagactGGGCACCCCAGGCTGAGAACAAACTGTTAGCTTTCTCCATACTTTTAAGTGTGATTATTATATCAAACCAATGAATTGTTTCATCTGAAATCAAATTAGTCATTTGAGAGATGCTATAAAGAAAAGATATAAAGTTTGCAGTATCACACAGCAGAACCGTTTTAATTAAGACCTACAAAACTAccttttgccttgttacagagGTGATGGTGAGAGGGAGACCATTCATGTGTCCATTTGGGCTTTATGACCCAGAGATAAGTCAGTCAGTAAGATGGAGGAAACACCTCATGCCACCCACCTTCACCACCCCAAACCCATGAAACCTTATCGCCATCATCAGGGCTTGCTATTTATGCTgcttgtgtaaataaatatatctagGCAAACCTGTGTTAATGACACGCACTATAAAAAGACACCTTCTCTTAATCTCTGACACCCTACCGGTGCTCCTATTGCTAAGGGGCTGGCGCTGCAGCCACTTCAGACGTTGTGGAAACTTAAATAAGTGATAAATAATTCTTTGGCTGGCAGTGGCTTTCATCCCTGGACAGCTTAGACAGCTTACAGCGGCACATGAGCTTTATTTATACAGTTGGGTATATCTCCTCACACGGTTGCAATTTAGGTCCAGTGCCAGTTACAGGCCATCTGGGATCCTGAAGTCAGCATTCGTCTTATTACAAATGCATCAGCTGTACATAAAGTTGCACCATTTGAATTATTAGAGATGCAGACAAAATTCTACACAAGCAGGTTTTAAGTATTTGtatctgctctgtgtgtttgtggtggacatatatgaaaacatattacCTTTACCTACAATTTTTAGCAACTTATCAGAAATGAAACTACAGCATCTACCTTTTAAATTACAGAACACCATTCTCAGAAACcacaaaatcaaattttaataacctctttgaagttgtttgtaAACTAAATTCACATCTTAATATACTTAACAACCAGATTTATCCTGGttgcaataaagaaaatacaaatataggCATCTTTTGTCCTGTAAATCACAATATTACTGCTGGGTATTGTACTGTCACTGCACCAGGCCGGGCTTAAATACTGACCATCCATCTTACTATACAAGCCAGGTCCATTTTGGGTAGGCAGAACAACAACTTATGGTAGGCGCCCAGTCTCAGCTCTTCCTCTGAACAATGCTCGAGTGCAGACAGTAGATAGAtgctgaagaagaggaaggctAGAGAGGTCACAATGTAGGGCACCAGCAGACCGTCTTTCAGAAACAGGGGCAGCATGCTGCACAGTGGGAAAGGGATGAGAACATTTACTGGTTAGTAATTTTGGCTGTCTTTATGCAGAAGTGCACTATGACCTCAAACATCAACACGTGGACATACATTAAGAAAACATAAGAGATATTCGTGTATGCTCACAATGTTCAGTTTGTTAAGAGAAGGGCAACAGTAAACCACATAACTTTTATCCAACACGCCTGCACAAGCTTTCTGTCCCCTGAGGAGAGATGGCTCTGACATTCATGCCAAGCTTATCTTAGTTTAGCAGAGGGGCATGGACAAGAACAACAGTTGACTCATAGCAAATCGCATATCACCGCAGCTTGTAAAAGCCTATCCCCTCACCACAAACCACTCATTCTGATTTTTTTGCGCCAACAATAAAGCTCCATTGAGCAGAtaatagtttaacattttgaaaatacatACTTCTTTAATTTGAAACAGACTGGCTGCATTCTGTCCTCTTTAAATTGCTATTGTTGAGCATTCATTCTGCCAATTATGCTAACAaaagatgtatttttttaaatagcagaACCTGCAGAGGGTGCAGACTGTACTGAGAAATGGCTATAGAATGACCTCCTGTccatacacaacacacacttagAGAAAAGGCATGCAGACTATGCTGTGTAATCCCCACATATCCTTATACTAAACCACACGCACAACAATTAGTGCTGCCGGAAGAATTTAACAACAGCTGGTGAAAGTTAGACGGAGCATTTGCAGCACTACTTGTCTTTTCCATTCTTGGTCCTCAGTTCAACCCACATCACAGATCACTTTAGCCTTTTAGGATTATTTCTATGGCATTTCCCATTTGATAGTTAACAGTGGGGAGGGACAGAAACTCTGTGAGACACGAAAGGATGACATGGACACTGCAGTTATGTATGTTGTGTCAACTTTGCCATGAGGACACGCAGCAAATTATTTTGGTGATCTTTGTAACTCAAGGCAAGTTCTGCTCGTCTTAATCTCGTCAAAATTATACTAAGAGGCTCATCTTCAAGTTAAAAGTATGTCTCAATATCAACTCGTCATTTTTAGTAAGAGATTACCTGAACGTCGAGGCCTGCAAGAACCAAATAACCGTTAGTGGAAGGTCACTCAGCAGGAGGCACGCAGGCCTagaagaaaattataaaaataaaactcattaaTAAACACCCTATGTAGTAagttatattaaatataacttTACAATAATTTTAGGTCTGAGCTGGATGTGAACACACAACAACTGAACTTTGGCGCCATGCACACAATTCATCATCATAATATTTACTGTGGCTGCACAGGTGTTTGCTGCTGTAAAAACCTCCAGTAACTGTGTAAAAATCCTACTTTTGTATATCTTTTTAagatataaatacagaatattggATGACTGTGTTAGGTCCAGTTGTGCACACTGCTCTGAGGGGGATACTTTCCACCGGTTCCTGAGCGCATAATTACAGCCAGTGCTCTTTGGCGATCCTGTTACAGCCCAATAATTGATCCTGCGCAAACAACACCCCGAGCTGCTGCCTGCCATTCTTTCCTAATCCCTGGACATGCATTACTGATTGATTCAGGGGGACAGGTGGGAGATATAACTCAATAGTTAATAAAGCAACAATCTACCCTAATCTAGATTAATAGATGAGCCAAGATCTAGGAACTAAATCCCTCGCTGTCAAATCTGCCCCATGCGTCACTCTCTAGCTTCAACAGCTACTGCTTTGTACATATGGAGCTAAATGGTAATGaacaacacacatgcaccaatTAAACCACAGAATTAGACCATGTTTatactaaaaatattttcaaataacCCCAGTATGCTTTGTAATAATTGCAGACAGGATTTTCCAACCCTGGAAAACTATCACAGCAGCTAAATGTTTATCTTCTGTTAGTATAATTTCGAGATAAACAGCAGAGATATTGTTGTTCACATTACAAAGTAATGAAGAAATGTGTCCTTGCGTGTATGTGTTGAATGACATCATCTtaacaaaatgacaaaggaATATGAGATTCATAGTGGGGATAAAGTGAATGACTTTTTGAGACTAGAAATGTAACTACTGTATGCACATTAAGATTTATTTAAGATATCACTACAAGATAGAGATAtaatcatttatatttgttcCCATCCCAGCTGTTACGTTACATGTCAGCAAGTGAGACAAAACCTCAACACGTTACATTTATCTTCTCTGCACTTACAGGGCAGCCAAGAGGATGGACTTCTCATGGACTTGAtaggagaagagaaaaaaagccAGAGATGAATTCACCTAAAATGAAATAGACAACCAGTACAACCATTACAACTGTTAAACAGTAACAATTGattgttaaatgtaattttttagtAAAgccattaaaaacaataaattttGAAAACATATTATTGAATAATCTTCATGTATTATAATCAATGTATTAGTTATCAATAGTTGAAAAACAGACCTCAGGTCTCTTGTACTGTTTTGAAATCAGGTTTGGGTAATTATGCCAAAAACACTCACCAATGCCAGTTTAAACTGCCAGAAGGTGGGCCTTGCCAGCAGTCTGATAGAGGATGGAAGAACTGCGAGGAGAGTGCAGGCAAGactgggaaaacaaaacaaataaagattcGTATTAACTCACATCAGTACTGTCAAAAACAGAAATTCTAAAAATCTAAAGTGgaagaataaacaaacatacagacgTAGATTTGACGAAATTAGTGTGGATGTAATTGCACAAAATTCCATGTTACATGTGCATCTTTCGGTTGTGGTTACATGGTTTCATGCAAAAAGTGATgtaagagaaaaataaaacactccCAAATGACAAGGTGAGATTCATTTTCAATCAGTGTCACTACATGATCTGATTTTGATGTAAGAGGCAAACAATCCACCAGTTCTGCAAGTGAGACCCGCGCTCTGCGGGAAATGACCAAATACCAGTCCCGTCTCAGGGTTATAGGCATTGGTTTAACCCTTCAATTGTCACCTGCTGGGGGCAGAGGCACCGGAAGACTCTGACGCTATGTGCCAGAGTGGATGCTTATAAATGTGCTAAAAGGTCGAGCAGCAAGTTAGGTTGAGGAATGAGGGCAGCAAAGTGTctgtactttattattttgtggtAGAGATGAACACGCAAAGTTAGAAATAGGTGGTTTATTAGATAAAAAGACCGAAATATAGATAGTAGTAATAAAAGACCAGTGAACGGATATTTAGCGTGTATGAAAGTGTGTTATCTGTAGGGCAGGGTTTTGTGGTCCGGAAGGACATGGATCACTTTTCACAGCTGATTCAatctatgtacagtacacagtacaccCACACCCGAGTATTTAGCAATCCACTGTCTGTGCCAAAAAGACATGagagtttttcatttgtttgaaatACACTACAGTCAATGAAGTCCAACTTGATCCCTGGACTTAACGGTCTGTCAGAAATGTGTCCATGCTATGAACACAGGGCTCCTAAATTTAGTGTGCTGGGTTATTTAAGCACCATGATACAACTGCTGTGTTGAATTTTTTTCAAGGTTCTCAGCTTTTGGTCCAAATAACTTTTCCTCATACTTTGTGGGATGTAGGACACAAGACAAGTTTAATGTCATGCCTGACGCTCTGTGTCTCTATGCCTTCTCCCCTAACAGCCCtgctcatttctttctgtcactcATTTGATAACACTATGTCATCTAATAAAGCGCATAATGCTATCAGGTTGACTTTCTCTGCTAAATCTGTATATGACACATGCTCTAGTAGTTCCTTGCAATTTAACCCCTTGTCACCACATTTCCAAAAACAGCTGTGACTTCATGTTCAGAGGTTCCTCACAAGATGTTGCCTTAAGGGATGATCTTATTTCCAATCTGCTGGATCACAGTCTTCATTCCCTCGGGCATGTTCTGCTTTGCCAGGAAACGGAAGGAGTGAAAACAAGACACAGCAGGGACAGAGTCGAGAAAAGAAGGACAGACGACATAGCAAAAGATAGAATGAAACAATGAAAGACAGTGGAGACATAAGTGACAGCTTGTTAGATAGATGGAGGGATTACCTGAGGTAGAGCTGAGAGTCACTGGACAGAATGGATCTGATCTTTATCAGGACGTTTAAGCTGCACCATGCATTGGCCACCTTatcctgcacacaaacaccacttGGTTCAATTAGAAAAAGTGTGAGCTGAAAGCACAAAAACATCAGGCAGGCTTTTATACTTGTGTAAATGattcaaaatgacattttggaaagaaagaaaataagtagCATAGCTCTAAGAAGTTATTAACAATTTCCCACTGAAGGGGCAGTACAAAGACAATTtcataaaattattttcttcattaattacttttttacttgtttcactaattcaaaaaaagaaaaacacatattgATAAATTGATACACATTGATAAATTATAGAAATGAAATTTACAAAAGCAGGATTTTCTGACTTCAGTTAGACTGTGTTATTTCTTATTatctaaaaaaacacagaaaatctgatctttatGGTTTATTAATGATATATCGTTGAAGGCATTTTACAACTTCAATACCAGACAAAAAGCACTTGCGTTTTATAAGCTGTGAGATCAGATGAGGAAGGCGTTGCTGAGCGATTCAGTTGATCTAAGTGCTTAAGCAGTTGTGCAGGGATCAGATGATACTGAGGCCCAAGCTGCCACTGTTCACCATGATGCAGTGCACCTAGATCAGCTTTATGTTCAATGCTGTGGATGGTTTCTCAAAGTAGGCCCCGTCTAGAAAAACTATTTCTGGGCTCATCTGTGCTACAGCTGCTCACAGCACGGCACAGCTGTGTGGATCTTAATGGCAGCCTAGTCAGCAGCACTGGACCCTCCAGTGCTGTGTTGTCTCAGCCCCATCCCTCTGTCTTTGCTTTCTGCCTCCCTGCTCCAAATAACTACTACGGGAATTTTCCTGGACGCCGCTGAAGGCAACATATGAGTGtgtatgagtatgtgtgtgtgtgtgtgtggggggggtcCCATTGGAAAATGTAAGGGGGCAGGAGAAGTGCAGCTCCTTCACCTATAAGCTAGCATGGAATTTCACAGAGAGAAGCATTTGGTGCCATTTTTGTAAGCAGGCAGCAACGTGAGACGCTAGAATGCAGCTCAGTGGGTAAACTTACAACTGCCCCCTCCAAGAAGCCGCCAAGACCAACAGCCACCAGCTCCCCACTTCCCCACCACCCCTTCTCACCCCTGTCCCCTTGTCCTAAGCTTCTGCTTATGTGCACAATTTGTTCAGGGCGACTCGCCCCGGCAGACTCTCATGCTGTCGTCACAGGGGGGTATAGTGTCTCTCACACCCTGTGTATTATATTTGCATCATTTCCTTGAACAAATACTCGTCCAGTACACGTTGCTACTGCCCCCCTGGCAGAATTTTTAATTACTTCTCACATCCATGACAAGAGGCGGTTTAAAGGGTTTCATAAATGAATGCTGCAGATGTTGGCCTCTGAGCTGTCAGTCACACGCAGTTACTTTATCTCTAGTCCTTCAATGACaacataaacactgtgtgtgtctttttaatatCATATACCTCGTTTTTACTCACTGACTATGACTGatacaaatatgtgtgtgtatgtgcatgtataaaGCAGCCCAACATACTATGTATATCAGTAGCAAGCAACATTTGTCAGATGTGCTCTGATACACCTTTAAGAGTACAGTTGTCCCCAGTCATCAGTCCATATGACTACAACATGGTTGTGCTATGTAGTGCTGAAAACGCCCTGGCCATAAATTAGTTAGATTTATCTGTATCCTCCTACAGTGCATCACAAACACCTCCCAGAGATAGAGTGAAATTGATCTCTTGACCTTTCAGCATTTTATTCCAATGTTTTCTTTGATCCTACATGGTATCCAGTTCTGACGGGCTAAGCATTGGAGGGAGAGGGGTTGTACACCCTACTGAGTGTATGGATCATTGTGTCAGACAAGAGACGTATCACACAAGTAGAGTGAGCCTGGTGTGGTAAACTGTAAAAACCTTATGAAGTGAAGGCTTTAACTTTCATTCTGCAACTGTAGGAATTTTTAAAAAACTACTACATTACCAATAAACCAATTCAAAACtccaaaatacaataataataataataataataataataataataataataataataataataataatttctctgGCTTATTAGGTTATAATGCTTTACAATTATTTTATGTCACTAAAGGTATTTTggaattgtattgtatttgagTTTGTTAATTACAGTCAATTTAAATTTGCAAGCAGAGAGTTGCTTTACTTCAGTGCCTGCAttcaaattataaaaatgtttttttggtaAGACTTTGTTTAAAGGGAAGATCAAGCTTTTTTTCAGGAGGGGGTTTACATTCAAAAAAAACTCTACTGTACCTCAAACAGACCACGAGCCACGGGAAAAATCCTCCTGACCACCTGCAAGGCCTGGTCAGGGTCAGACAGGAAGGGCAACCAACAGAGGGCAAAGGTCACCAACACAGTTACAGCAATTCTC
This genomic window from Anabas testudineus chromosome 4, fAnaTes1.2, whole genome shotgun sequence contains:
- the alg6 gene encoding dolichyl pyrophosphate Man9GlcNAc2 alpha-1,3-glucosyltransferase — encoded protein: MQTWTLVSICVLLGVVTRWGVSLNSYSGAGKPPMFGDYEAQRHWQEVTSNLPLHEWYVNTTDNDLNYWGLDYPPLTAYHSWICAYIAKIINPEWVELHRSRGYESPAHKLFMRATVLVADLFIYIPAVVLYCLYLTDGSSKKKVSTMFCFLLYPGLTLIDYGHFQYNGVSLGFFLWGAVALGLGWDSLGSMAFCLALNYKQMELYHALPFFCYLLGKCIKLGLIGRGLFLLVRIAVTVLVTFALCWLPFLSDPDQALQVVRRIFPVARGLFEDKVANAWCSLNVLIKIRSILSSDSQLYLSLACTLLAVLPSSIRLLARPTFWQFKLALVNSSLAFFLFSYQVHEKSILLAALPACLLLSDLPLTVIWFLQASTFSMLPLFLKDGLLVPYIVTSLAFLFFSIYLLSALEHCSEEELRLGAYHKLLFCLPKMDLACIVRWMFYISTAAMAGLSIVSVVLVPPPHLPDLFPVLVSTTSFLHFLGTFIYFNIVQFSGSPSRRNQKKNN